The Ailuropoda melanoleuca isolate Jingjing chromosome 9, ASM200744v2, whole genome shotgun sequence genome includes a region encoding these proteins:
- the MESP2 gene encoding mesoderm posterior protein 2 — protein sequence MAQSPPLHSLLGHDHWILPQGWGWASHPDSTSPASSSSDSSGSCPCDGARGPSLPALPARSARASEAVQTAPGRGRSGPAGGQRQSARAREAAHAHARPRPARAAPLSAAXQAQVQVQARAPRLDSAGGAAASWGSPPACPAALAAPERLGSRVPDMNPWVTPPYCPGMPSPPQLSQGRAPETALWTPPPQACSGMRTSPEPRNQAMPWTPPPATPELAVVYQGISVSPESCLLPETPPLLSRPACQRLQPQTQWGCWNHSPEVLPSSEDQGPGPAFQLSDESPSQSSGLQLSGCPELWQEDLEAAHLGIFY from the exons ATGGCCCAGTCCCCTCCTCTGCACAGCCTCCTGGGCCACGACCACTGGATCttgccccagggctggggctgggccagccACCCGGACTCCACGTCCCCGGCCTCCTCCTCATCGGACTCGTCGGGCTCTTGCCCCTGCGACGGCGCCCGCGGCCCCTCGCTGCCCGCGCTCCCGGCCCGCAGCGCCCGCGCCTCAGAGGCCGTCCAGACGGCGCCGGGACGAGGCCGCAGCGGCCCAGCCGGCGGACAGCGGCAGAGCGCCAGAGCGCGAGAAGCTGCGCATGCGCACGCTCGCCCGCGCCCTGCACGAGCTGCGCCGCTTTCTGCCGCCGNCCAGGCGCAGGTGCAGGTGCAGGCGCGCGCCCCCCGCCTGGATTCCGCCGGAGGCGCTGCCGCGTCGTGGGGGTCTCCGCCGGCCTGTCCCGCAGCCCTAGCGGCGCCCGAGCGCCTGGGGAGCAGGGTCCCCGACATGAATCCCTGGGTTACACCCCCTTACTGCCCTGGGATGCCGTCGCCCCCGCAGCTCTCCCAAGGGAGAGCCCCCGAGACGGCCCTTTGGACACCGCCGCCGCAAGCCTGTTCCGGAATGCGGACGTCCCCAGAACCTAGGAACCAGGCCATGCCCTGGACGCCGCCCCCCGCGACCCCGGAGCTGGCTGTAGTATACCAG GGTATCTCTGTGTCTCCAGAGTCCTGTCTGTTGCCAGAAACCCCACCCCTCCTGTCCCGCCCAGCATGCCAGAGACTCCAGCCTCAGACCCAGTGGGGATGCTGGAACCATAGTCCAGAGGTGCTCCCCAGCTCAGAGGACCAGGGACCAGGCCCTGCCTTCCAGCTCAGTGACGAAAGCCCCTCCCAGAGTTCAGGCCTGCAGCTCAGTGGCTGCCCTGAACTTTGGCAAGAAGATTTGGAGGCGGCCCACCTGGGCATCTTCTACTAA